The following DNA comes from Ignavibacteria bacterium.
GCAAAAATTTGACGGGAAAAAAGTTCTCGTTGAAGGACCCATCGTTGATGTATGCGAACATCGGGGATGCTGGATGGAAATCGGCAGTGATAAAGAATTTGAAAGCATCAAGTTTAAAGTTGATGACGGCGTTATCGTTATTCCGATGGATGCAAAAGGCAAAAAAGTGCGTGCCGAAGGAATAATTTCCGTGAAAACAACCTCCGTCGAAGACCAAATTGAAAAAGGGAAAAAACATTCTGAAAAAACCGGCGAAGAATTTGACGCATCAACAATCAAAGAACCGAAAACGATAATTTTGTTAAAAGGAGAAGGCGCGGTAATAAAATAATATCAGCATCGTTGTTCACCGAAGAGATTGTTACGTTTTCATAAACGTGTCATTGTTTCAGTAATCGAGGTTTTGTATGGGAAAAATTCGCAAATGGAATAATATTCTCCATCGCGATATCGGATATGTCATCGTTGCGTTAACGCTCGTGTACGGAATTTCCGGAATCGCCGTGAATCACGTACAAGACTGGAATCCCAATTTTTCGAAAGAAAAAGAATTTCTTGAAATACAACCGATACGCGGTCAAACGCGTGAGGAAATTATTCGCGAAACACTTTCCCAATTACAAATTTCCGAAGAACCCAGCAATGCATTTCGTCCCGATTCATCTACGTTAGTATTGTTCTTTGATGGAAAAACGTACACCGTTGATTTACCAACAGGAATGGTTCTTGTAGAAAAAATCCAGCAACGCCGCGTGTTGTACGAAATGAATCAACTGCATTTAAACACACCGAAAGATTGGTGGACATATATCGCCGATGTATATGCACTGAGTTTAATCGTAGTTACGATAACCGGCGTATTCGTCTTGAAAGGAAAAAACGGAATAACTGGTCGCGGCGCTTGGTTAACGGCAATTGGAATAGTCATTCCATTGGGTTATTGGATATATTATTTGTATTCCTGATAGTTTTCAATTTCAAAACTATGCAGAAGATATATTCAAATTCATTTCCTAAAGAATGACAACGACGTTTACCGCAACGGAAGAGAAAACGAGCGTTGCAAAATCGTCGCTTTACGGAGCAATTTTTATCACTGCGTTAAAAATTGTTGTCGGTTTTTCTACGGGAAGTTTAGGAATACTTGCTGAAGCCGCGCACTCTGCGCTTGATTTTCTTGCCGCAGGAATTACTTTTATCGCAGTGAAAATTGCTGACAAACCTGCAGATAAAGACCACACGTACGGTCACGGAAAAGCAGAAAACTTCGCCGCGCTCGTAGAAACGCTACTACTTCTTGCAACGTGCATCTGGATTATTGTTGAAGCAGTAGAACGTTTGGTCTCACAAAAAGTACACATCGAAGTTTCCGTGTGGGCTTTTGTTGTGATGGGAATTTCCATTGTTGTAGATTATTCACGGTCACGTGCGTTGTATCGCGTTGCGCAAAAATACAATAATCAGGCATTGGAAGCGGATGCGTTGCATTTCAGCACCGATATTTGGAGTTCGGCAGTTGTCATTGCAGGACTTATTTTTGCATCGTTTGAAATGTGGGCGGCAGATGCAATCGCAGCAGCGATAGTTGCAATGATTGTTACTTTGTTAAGTTACAAACTTGGTAAAAAAACCGTTGATGCGCTGATGGATAAAATTCCCGATGGAGTGTACGAAAAAATTCATACCGGAATTGAACGTGTTGCTGGTATTGAGAAAGTGATGAATCTGCGATTGAGGCAAGCGGGACCAAAACTCTTTCTTGATGTTACCGTTGCGTTGAAACGCACGCTTCCGTTTGAAATTGCGCACAACATTGTTTCCAACATAGAACAAAAAATTTTATCGTTGTATCCCAATGCGGATTCTATCGTTCACGCTGAACCGATTGAAACGTCGGAAGAAACGTTCAACGAAAAAATTGCAATGCTCGTTGCCGCCGAAGGAATGTTGCCGCATCATATTCGCACGTTTTCGCTGGAAGACAAAAATATTGCCGAGTTACATATGGAATGTTCGAGCGCAAATGATTTTGTTACGGCACATTCTATTTCTGAAAAAATAGAACATACAATTCGGGAAAAATATCCCCACGTTACCGATGTTCGTATTCATATCGAAGAAATATCGGCACCGGAAAAAATCGTTGATATTACTTCCAATGCTCAAACAATCGTTCAGCAACTTCGTACCATCGCGAAGGAAGAAACAACGGTACTTGCATGCGAACATATTTCTGTGTATCAACTGGAAAGCGGAAAACTTAAAATCGGAATGAACTGCACGTTTCGGAACGTTCTTTCGCTCGATACCGTTCATTCGATTGTTTCGAAAATCGAAAACACGATTTATTCCAGTATTCCGAATGTTCAATCGGTTTTGGTTCACGCAGAACCTTCGATGACGTTCCGATAAAATAATTTGAGAAGGGAAATAGGAGTTCAAAAAAAATTTCAGAATGTTTTTTCCCTCTCTAATTTTTTCATACTTTTTTTGCACAACCGCCCGTACTTTGTGAAACAGGGAGCAGAATGTTTCGGGCGGAATGACAGATTTCTTTTTCTTCTGTTCAAAATATGTTATCGTGAAGAGAATCAGAAATCAACAATTACTATGTTATACATACTTCTACAACACTACACACAATTCAATAACGGCGTGATGATGTTCTTCAAGAGAAGCATACTTTACACACAAAGTTTTTTTTCTTTACTTTTCAACTTGTATGCCAATGAAAGTAATACGCTTTCTTCTCGTATGAACGCAGTCACGTATTTTTCAAATGATAATTTTACGGCATTATGCGAAAAGAAATTATTTTCAATGATACGGATACCGAAACCCGTATTGCAATTCTCGAAGAAGGGCGCCTTGTCGAACTTCACGTTGAAACCCCGGAAAAAGAACACTACGTGGGAAACATTTATCTTGCCAAAATTGCAAAAGTTATGCCCGGCATCCGTGCCGCATTCATTGATGTTGGCTTGCAACAAGATGCGTTTCTTCATTTTTCCGATGTTGGCTCCACCAGCAGTGATTATACCCATCTCTTAGACGAAGAAGATGAAGTTGATATAATGGACGATGACGAAGAAGAAAACGAAACGAATGCTTCTTCTCAATCCAATCAACAGCAAAATTCTCAACGACGTCAACGCAACAACTCCGCAAGCGAACCTCTTGCAGAAGTAGAGCCATACGAACAACTTGTTCGCGGCGATAGTATTCTTGTACAGGTTACAAAAGAACCAACGGGAAATAAAGGAGTTCGTGTAACATCAGAAATTTCTCTTCCCGGAAGATTTCTTGTTCTTCTTCCTTTCCGAAAAACTATTGGCGTTTCCAAACGAATGACCAATTTCCGCGAGAAGCGTCGTTTGCGATTTTTAGTGCGGAGCATTCTCCCGCGCAACGAAAATCTTGGAGTTATTATTCGTACGGTTGCAATGGAACAAGACGAAGAAATATTACGACAAGATTTAAAATCGTTGATTGATAATTGGCACGAGATTGAAAAAGAAATAAAAGAAGGAACTCCGCCCAAATTAGTATATAAAGATGTGGAATCTACACACGGCGTACTTCGTGATTTACTTACTCCCGATGTTGAACGAATCGTGTGCGATTCAAAAAATACGTTTCGGGAAGTTCGTGCGTATTTACAATCGAATCAGCCGGCGTTGTTGGAAAAAGTTGAACCATACAAAGGACGTGAGCCGATATTCGATGTGTTCGGAATTGAAAAAGAATTGACGTTTGCGATGCAAAAAAAAGTTCCATTGCGCAGCGGCGGCTCTATCGTTATCGAGCCAACGGAAGCAATGGTTGTCTGCGATGTGAACACGGGACGATTTGCAAAAAAACAAGACCAAGAACTGAATTCGTTGCAAACAAATTTGGAAGCGGCGCGAGAAATTGCGCGACAACTTCGTCTTCGCGATTTAGGCGGAATTTGC
Coding sequences within:
- a CDS encoding cation-efflux pump: MTTTFTATEEKTSVAKSSLYGAIFITALKIVVGFSTGSLGILAEAAHSALDFLAAGITFIAVKIADKPADKDHTYGHGKAENFAALVETLLLLATCIWIIVEAVERLVSQKVHIEVSVWAFVVMGISIVVDYSRSRALYRVAQKYNNQALEADALHFSTDIWSSAVVIAGLIFASFEMWAADAIAAAIVAMIVTLLSYKLGKKTVDALMDKIPDGVYEKIHTGIERVAGIEKVMNLRLRQAGPKLFLDVTVALKRTLPFEIAHNIVSNIEQKILSLYPNADSIVHAEPIETSEETFNEKIAMLVAAEGMLPHHIRTFSLEDKNIAELHMECSSANDFVTAHSISEKIEHTIREKYPHVTDVRIHIEEISAPEKIVDITSNAQTIVQQLRTIAKEETTVLACEHISVYQLESGKLKIGMNCTFRNVLSLDTVHSIVSKIENTIYSSIPNVQSVLVHAEPSMTFR
- a CDS encoding DUF4920 domain-containing protein, yielding MFNKHLTSLLILVFIFNYIALASGKSYGKKITLKKMTKISHILAEPQKFDGKKVLVEGPIVDVCEHRGCWMEIGSDKEFESIKFKVDDGVIVIPMDAKGKKVRAEGIISVKTTSVEDQIEKGKKHSEKTGEEFDASTIKEPKTIILLKGEGAVIK
- a CDS encoding Rne/Rng family ribonuclease encodes the protein MRKEIIFNDTDTETRIAILEEGRLVELHVETPEKEHYVGNIYLAKIAKVMPGIRAAFIDVGLQQDAFLHFSDVGSTSSDYTHLLDEEDEVDIMDDDEEENETNASSQSNQQQNSQRRQRNNSASEPLAEVEPYEQLVRGDSILVQVTKEPTGNKGVRVTSEISLPGRFLVLLPFRKTIGVSKRMTNFREKRRLRFLVRSILPRNENLGVIIRTVAMEQDEEILRQDLKSLIDNWHEIEKEIKEGTPPKLVYKDVESTHGVLRDLLTPDVERIVCDSKNTFREVRAYLQSNQPALLEKVEPYKGREPIFDVFGIEKELTFAMQKKVPLRSGGSIVIEPTEAMVVCDVNTGRFAKKQDQELNSLQTNLEAAREIARQLRLRDLGGICVIDFIDLQDERNQKRVLDELRKELRKDRAKTTVLPMSEFGICEMTRQRIRQSVLHSFSEPCPLCQGVGIVISKATVSNNIERWIRRYKADNRGFKRFILEVNPVVSEFLHHGLPSRVLQMMLKYRVHIKVEPTEKLAQHDFHILLTKNRENITSKYDNN